The sequence AGCATCTCAGCATCTTTAACTCCTGTTTTTAATGCATGAATCCTTAAATTCCCCAATGTTGCAGAGCAGTGTATAACCACCGCATCCCTATATAACTTCCTTAAATAAGACGAGACAACAATAGGCTCGCATAAAATAGAGCCATTATTTTTATAAACAACAAAGTTTTCATTTATGCTTTTTAAATTCCCTAAATTATCCAAAAATTCCATTAAATGCATTTCACTTATTCTTTTTTCATTAACAAACTGCAATTCCAATGGAATTAGTGCGTTGTTATCAACTTTGAACTTTAAATCCTTCTTATCCAACTCAACATTCTCTCCTAAGGTATCAATCTTTTCTTTTATGTTTTTTATTTGATAATAACCATCCAATAAAGTCCCCAATATTGCAACATCATCCTTATATTTCCAAGATGTTATCTTTCCCAATGTGTGATCAAATATGAGTGAATTTTTGCATTCTTTAACATCTGCAAACTTTTCCACATAATTCTCAACAACATCCCAAAATCTCTCCTCCCCCCTCTCCAAATGCTTAATTAATCTATAAGGGGCGTAATGGTAAACCATAAACTTAAGGCGATTTAACGCCACATCTGGATTTATTGTTATTGTAGCAGCGTTTCTTATACTCCCCTCCAATTTATGTGCCTCATCGCAGATTATAATATCCGTTTCTCTCTTTTTATCGATATCTTCCTTTGCATAATAATAAATGCTATTGTTCATAACCACTATATCTGCAAATATACTCTCAATTTTTGCCCTTTGGTAGTCACAAATGCAGAATGGGCAGTAGTATTTTACATCCCCATCCAACTCCAATGCAATCTTTTTTGTCCCACAATAGCAGATAGGCTTTTTATTTGGCCTATATTTGCATTTTTTGTTTAGTTGGCAATATAATCTATTTGCTTTATCGTTTTTAGATTTACAAAAGAAATTCCCCTTTCCCATCATAAAAGATACTTTTAAATTATGTTTTAGAGAGTTTAAATCATCTAATA comes from Methanotorris formicicus Mc-S-70 and encodes:
- a CDS encoding ATP-dependent DNA helicase, with amino-acid sequence MDIYEFREFVKEKFPYPKIRAQQIKMMEKIFDCISKRKNLVVEAPTGVGKTLSYLIPALYFAEKGKRVMILTETIDQQERILDDLNSLKHNLKVSFMMGKGNFFCKSKNDKANRLYCQLNKKCKYRPNKKPICYCGTKKIALELDGDVKYYCPFCICDYQRAKIESIFADIVVMNNSIYYYAKEDIDKKRETDIIICDEAHKLEGSIRNAATITINPDVALNRLKFMVYHYAPYRLIKHLERGEERFWDVVENYVEKFADVKECKNSLIFDHTLGKITSWKYKDDVAILGTLLDGYYQIKNIKEKIDTLGENVELDKKDLKFKVDNNALIPLELQFVNEKRISEMHLMEFLDNLGNLKSINENFVVYKNNGSILCEPIVVSSYLRKLYRDAVVIHCSATLGNLRIHALKTGVKDAEMLILTSPFPKDRKKIIALKDGEDMKWEGNSKKRKRANENLLKIIEACNGNTLVLFKSFEDLSSAYTYLLNNIDQVNIDNKNIYTYEANMDGKEAKKLKEKFEENGGILLATGRFAEGVDIPGEALTSVIIDSLPFPVPTPLIKKEQKMIEETFKRKGIKDAHWRGFLMTSFHIMARTVVQMIGRLIRTETDYGVVVIQDKRFADWVGKIMKDRGYLKDNYDLMTIDEAISFIPRFMKRFRN